AAATGAATACGTCCGTTCTTCAGCTGTGTTAAAAGTGCATCTGCCTCATCCAGATACATGTAAACTTTTTTGTCAGGATAAGTTCTTAAATATTCTGCGACGATAAGCGGGGCCAGAGATTCTCCTGCTGTTACGATCGTACCGATCTTAATTTCTTCAGGCTCTTCAGGAGGAGCCTGCAGCCGTTGGGCAATTTGTACAGAGTCGGCTTTTACAGTTTGGACAAACTGAAGAAGAAGCTTTCCGTTTTCAGTCAGATGTAGTCTGCGTTTTTCATCGAAATAAAATAATTTGGTAGAGTAATAGCTTTCCAGATGTTTGATGTGCTGGCTGACGGCAGGTTGGGTAATATTCAGAATATTTGCAGTCTGTGTATAGTTTCGCGTTTCGCATAAAACAAGGAAAGTATCCATTTTTATATCCAGCATAAGAATCCTCCTAAATATTCAGATAAATACGAATATAATCTCGCATTATTGGTCTATAAAATAATATAATTTCATTTTACTAGCTATTGATGCTAGAATCAAGATAAAAGAAACGGGAAAATATAAATATTTTCGAAAAATCAGAGAGTAAAGGAGGTAAGCAAATGAAAATCGGAGCGGTAACGATAGGTCAGTCTCCCAGAGTGGATGTTACACCGGATATGTTACCTATTTTGGGGGACCAGGTGGAACTGATCCAGGCAGGAGCCCTGGATGGGCTGAGCAAGGCAGAGATAGAACTTATGGCGCCGAAAGAGGATGACTATGTTCTGGTCTCAAGGTTGAATGACGGCACTTTTGCGAAATTCGGAAAGAGTTTTATTCTGGAGAGAATGCAAACCTGTATTTCCGAATTAGAAGAGCAGGGCGCTTCACTGATCATGCTTTTCTGTGCGGGAACTTTTCCGGATACTTTTACATCGAAAGTTCCTTTGATCTATCCGGCAAAAATTCTGAACGGCCTGGCTAAGGCGCTGAGCAGGAATGCGAATATTATCGTGATCACGCCAGATGAAGAGCAGGTTCAGCAGGCTTATGATCAGTGGGGACCAATTATGAAAAAAGTTACGCCGATACCGGCCAATCCGTATAAAGGACTTGATGAAGTGCGGAAAGCAGCGGAGTTGGCAAAGGATATTGAGGCGGACCTGATCGTTATGGATTGTATTGGTTATACAAGAGAGGCCAGAAAGATCGTGGCGACCGTTTCAGAGAAACCAGTTCTGCTGTGCAGAACAACTATGGCCCGTGTAGTCAGAGAGATGATAGACGGGAAACTGTCAGATGAATAAGACAACAAAAAATCAAAAAGTATAATGCAGGAGGAAAATACTATGGAATATCCAATTGGAATTGAGATGGCACCGGATTATTTATCTTATGAAGTAAGCAAAGCGGCGTATAAGCTGGTAAAAGAAGTTATGCTTGTGGAGCCAGGTGAGAACGTTGTTGTAACGGGAGATACTTCCACGGATAAAAGAGTTCTTGATGCGATCATGAACGCAGCTTATATTGTAGGCGCAAATCCGGTATTGGTCTATGTGCCTACAAATGAAAAGGCTTATGCGGAGCCGATCGCACCTCTTGGAAATGCAGTGGCTGTCGCGGATGTGTGGATTGAATTGTCATATTCTTCGATCATGTTGTGTGAATCCTGGAGAAAGGCAATTGATTTTGGATGTCGCTATATCAATCTGACCGGTATGGATGTGACGATGATCGTAAAATGTATCGGAAGAGTAGATGTAGCAAGTGTTGTAGAATTGGGAGAAACACTTAAGGCAAAGATGGAGGCAGCCAATGAGATCATCGTTAAGGATGACAACGGTACATATCTTACTGCAAGAAACGAAGGCAGACCGGTAAGACATTCCGGACAGCTGGCAACATTTAAAGGATATCCGTTTATGATGTGCGGTCAGATCAGCTGGTGTCCGATCGAAGAGACAATTAACGGTAAACTGGTATTTGATGCGGCTATTTTCCCGCCGACAGATATGGGAATTCTGTCCGGGAATGTAGAATTGACGCTGGAGGAAGGAAGAGTCACCAAAATTGAAGGTGGAAAGGATGCGCAGAGATTCCAGGCGTGGCTGGAGTCCTTTGATGATCCCAATATGTTCCGTCTTGCTCATTATTCTCTTGGATTCAATCCGGGAGTTACGGAAGCGACAGGCCGTATTGTAGAAGATGAGAGAATCTTTGGCTGTATGGAATTTGGAATCGGAAGCCAGGGAAAGATGATCCGCGGAAGCTATTGGACAGCGGCATCTCATACAGATGGAGTAGTCTCAAAACCATCAATTATTTTGGACGGTGTCACTCTGGAGGAAAAAGGAAAATATGTTGATCCGGAGCTGGTAGAAATCTGCAAAAAGATGGGCGCGGCAGGATACTAAAAATCTTGAAAGACAGGCGCCTGGATATGCTTTTGAGTTCAGGCGCCTCTCTTTTTCAATGAGAGAAGAGGAGGAGCGCGGATGAAAGACGATCAAGCAGTAAAAGATGTAAAACCATTTGACAAAATACCTTGTTCCGAGCCGATGACCATTATTTTTGGATCAGTTCTCGCAATATTATCTGGTATTATATGTATGCAGATCATGGGAAAAGTGGGGGTCTCTGCAAACACATCTATTTTGGGAGCGATTTTTGCAATGCTGGTAGCAAGGATCCCGACTACCGTATTTGGCAGATTTAAAAATCTTGAACGCCAGAATTATATCCAGACCATTGTATCCGGCGCAGGATTCTCTGCAGCCAACTGTGCGTTTGTAGCAGTGGCGATCCTGTTTGTAATGGGAGAATATGAAGTGATCCTGCCGATGGCGCTGGGATGTATCTTCGGTACACTGATTTCTGTTTATACAGTTGGAGCATTATTTGATTCTCCACTGTTTCCTGCTAATGAGGCATGGGCGCCTGGTGTGGCTACAGCAGAGGTCCTGGAGGCAGGCGATGAGGGCGGAGATAAAGCAAAGCGTGTCATCCAGGGAATTGTTGTAGGAATCCTGGGGAGCGGTGTCAAGCTGCCGGTAGGTGCGGTGGGAATCGTGTTTATTGCCAATATTGTTTCTATGTTGGCTTTGGGAATCGGACTGTTGATCCGAGGATATTGCGAACCGTTGACTGGGTTTAATATCGGGGCGACAAATATTCCGCAGGGATTCCTGGTAGGAGCAGGTCTGATCGCATTGGTGCAGTCTGTAATATCTATTTACCAGGGCTCGGCAAAAAATAAAAAGAAATCACTGGAAGCGAGCGAAGAAGAGAAGTTGACGGTTTCCGCGTCCAGCACAAAGAAGACGTTGATCATTGCACTGGTTACGCATCTGGTTGGCGGAGTGCTTGTGGGAGTGATCTGCGGAACGTTTTCTGGAATGCCGCCGGTTCAAATGGTGCTGTGGCTTATCTGGACAGCGTTTGCATCGGTAGCGTCCATGATCATTATTGGAAAAGCGGCGATGTATTCCGGCTGGTTCCCGGGATTTGCAGTTACTACGATTTTTATGACCATCGGTGTTGTTATGGGATTCCCACCGCTTGCAGTTGCGGTGTTGACAGGTTATATCAGTTCCGTGGGGCCTTGTTTTGCCGACATGGGGTATGATCTGAAAACAGGATGGATCATCCGTGGAAAAAGTAAGAATGTAGGTTATGAACTTTATGGAAGAAAGCAACAGGTTCTGATCGAAATGCTGGGAGCCCTGATCGGAATCGTAGTGGTTATTTTCTGTGCCGATATGACAATGAAAGATGGCCTGATTCCTGCTACAAGTATTGTGTTTGCGACAACGGCTGAGGCCGGGACGAACATGGCACTGGTAAAAGAGTTGATAATCTGGGCGATTCCAGGAGCGATCATTCAGATAATCGGAAGAAAGTACATGTTTGGCGTGCTTCTGGCCACAGGGCTTCTCATTAATAATCCAATCTATGGTATTGGTGTGATCGTGGCCGTTATCATGCGCAAGATTATTGGAGATGAGTTCATGAACTGCCGGGATGCAGGTCTGATCGCCGGAGATGGCTTATATGGATTTTTCTCCAGTCTTATCAAAATGTTTGTTTAGTATGATCTGAGTCAGAGAGGGTTTCTGATGAAAAGACGAAAACTTTTGTATCTGAAAGCGGTAGCCTATGATTCTATGAATCAGGAAATCCGGGAATATCTGGAGCCGTTTCTGGATGAGAAGACAGACCTTGAGGTAAGAAGTATTCCCAAAGGAACCAGCCATATGGAATATCATTTCTATCAGGCAGTTAATCAGCAGGAGATCCTCAAAGGGATCCTGCAGGCGGAGAAGGATGGATTTGATGCCTGCATCATCAGTTGTTTTGATGATCCCAGCCTCTATGAGGGCAGGGAGATTTCCAGAAATATGATCGTAACAGCTCCGGGAGAGGCAAGCGCACATCTGGCGGCAACGTTGGGCAATAAATTTTCTGTGATCGTGGGGCGAAAAAAATGGATTCCTCAGATGGAAGAAAATATCCACAAGTATGGCCTGGGGCGTAAGCTTGCTTCTTTCCGAAGCCTTGATCTGGGCGTCCTGGAATTTCATGAAAATGAGGACAAAACCCGAAGGCGGATGGAGGAAGAAATCCGAAAGGCAGTGGAAGAAGACCAGGCGGAGGTGATCGTTCTGGGCTGTACCATGCAGTTTGGATTTTACCGGGAGATGCAGGAAAAGTTTCAGATCCCGGTCATTGATTCCATGGTGGCGGCAGTGAAATATGCGGAATACATGGTAGAAATGAGAGAAAAGGCTGGCTGGACATTCAGCCGGGCCGGCCTGTATGAACGGCCGCCGGAGAAAGAGATGCAGGCCTGGGAATTGGAGAAAATATGTGATATGGAAGGTCTGCTTTGAAAAGAGGAAGGGAGAAAGGAATCATGGAGCAACGAATCGATGAACTTGTGAAGTCCTACCGGGAGGACATGATCCAGTCCCTGGAGGAGCTGGTCTCTATCCCCAGCGTGATCAATCTGGAGAACGCCGGGGAGGGCGCACCTTTTGGCATGGAGATCCGAAGCGCCCTGGACGGGCTTATGAAGCTGGCCGGGGAGCTTGGGTTTGAGACCCGGGATTACGACGGCTATGCCGCTGCGGTGGACTTTGGAACAGAAGGGAAGGAAGTTGGGATCTTATCTCACATTGATGTGGTCCCGCCGGGGAACGGCTGGACGAAGAATCCTTTTGTCCCGGAGATCGTGAATGGAAAAATGTACGGGCGTGGAACCATTGATGACAAGGGACCGCTGGTTGCATCTCTTTACGCTATGAAAGCGGTGAAGGAAAGCGGTCTTCCCATCCGGAATCATGTGCGGCACATTATCGGCTGCGACGAAGAGACCGGGCACCGGTGCATCAAGTACTACCTGACAAAGGAGAAGGGGCCGGATCTGGGCTTCTCTCCGGATGGAATGTTTTCTGTTATCCATGCGGAGAAGGGGATCCTGCGGTTCCGGATCCAGACGAACCGGAAGCTGCCGGATACAAAGGAACTAAGCGTGATCCGGATCGCCGGCGGAACGGTGGTAAACGCAGTGCCCAATATCGCGGAAGTATGGCTTGGAGGACTCAGAGAGCAACTGGAAGAGGTTCAGAAGGAATTCCGGATCAAGGCCGCGGAAGGTTCCGCGGAAATGGAAGGGGATGTCCTTCACCTTACCTTCCCGGGAGTCAGCGCCCATGCCATGCAGCCCTGGCTTGGAGAAAATGCAATCCTGTCCATGATCCGTTTCCTGAAGGAACTGCCTTTTGGAGATCCGAAGACCCGGGAATATTTCCAGAACCTGGATACTCTCTTTGGAGACGGCTGGGAAGGCCGGAACCTGGGAGTTGCCTGTCAGGATCAGCTGTCCGGGAGACTGTCCATGAACCTGGGGATCCTGAACGTGGAGGGAGAGAATACGGAACTTAAGGTAGATGTGCGCTGCCCGGTCCATATCGATCTGGATACGGTGTGGAAGACCATCTGTCTGACCTGTGAGAAGTACGGCTTTCAGCCGGAGTACTGGCAGAAGCGGCCGCCTCTCTATGTACCTAAGGATGCGCGTCTGGTGCAGACGCTTCTGGATGTGTACGAAGATGTGACTGGAAAGAGGGAGGAAGCCATCACCATCGGCGGAGGAACCTACTGCCGGGATGTGGAGAATTTCGTTTCCTTTGGCCCGGTATTTCCAGGGGAGCCGGAACTGGCTCACGAGGCGGATGAATTTATCGACCTGGATCAGATGGTAGAGTGCGCAAGGCTCTACGCCCAGGCGCTGTATCGCCTGCTGCAGATGGAATAGAAAACAGTTTTTGGAAAAAGACGCTCTGTGTGAAAGAAAAACCGGTCACACAGAGCGTTTTTTATGGGAAATCCTGTGTAAGAACCAGTCTTCGTTGCCTGTCGCGGATTTCTCTGGTATGATATAAATAAATGTGTAAGGCGGGTGAGCGGGGATGAAGATGGCAATTGGAAGCGGGAAACTGATCTATGACCGAAAACTGCTGGAACGGGCATGGGACCAGGCGGTCCTGTGGCTGATCCTGGCAGCGTTCTGTGTCGCGGCCTATGGTCTGGTATCTGTTCAGGCGACAGTGGTGGAAACCGGGAGATCTGAGAGAGGAGCAGTGTCCCGGGGAATGATATCAGCGGGGACAGCGGAATCTCTTGCCGGGATCCGTGAAGGGAAGCCGGATTGGATGACCTGGACTCTTCCCGGCGCGCTGGTTCTGACAGAAGAGCTGGATGTGACTTTGGAGGAAAGGCAGGAAGCGGTGAAGGCAGAAGGACTTTCTGACAGTGGCGGGGCTATGGCTGCGGCGGCTCCTGTGGAGACAGCGCCTGCGGAGAAAGCGCCGGCAGAAGAGGCGCCTGCAGTGGAGATGCCTGGGACGGATACGGCTGTTGTGCCAGTTGAGATCCCGGTGATCCTGCACGGGAACGGCGGTCTGCCGGAGACGTCGGAACTGACAGTGGCAGCGGATGGCTTTGACCTGGAAGGCCTGGCGGAACCAACCCGCCTTGGTAAGCTGTTTGATGGCTGGTATCTGGACGCCGGGTGCACCATTCCATTTACCAAAGTGGAGGAGGGAGCATCCCGGGTGGAACTGTATGCGGGATGGAAAGAATTTACAGGATATCGGTGTGACGACGCCGGATATGTGGCGGGCTACACAGATGCGGGGCTGGTGCTTACAGACGGTCTGGTAGCGCTGCCTGCCCATGGCAGCTGCGTGGGTCTTCGGGCAGGCGCTTTCGCCGGGATTGAAGAGGAGATCTTTGAGATTTACATACCGGCTAATATCACCAATATCGAGGAACATGCATTTACGGGAATGTCCAATCTTTTGTTTATCGAAGTGGCGGCTGGAAACCCGGCTTATTACAGCGTGGATGGCCTATTGTATCACAGCGACGGGAGCCTGGCGGTGACGCCGGCGGGACGGCAGATGATGTAGAAATCCTGATTTTGTGATATACTAGTGAAAAGCAGTATGAGGAAGGAAAGTAACATTGAATATACAGAAGATATAAGACTATTGTATACAATCAAAAATGAAATGGTATAAGCATGCGTTAGAGCGTATGCAGGAACGGGATATAAGCCGGCAGGATGTAAAAAACTGTATTATGCAGGGGGAGATCATAGAAGATTACCCGGATGATTTTCCTCATCCAAGTTGTCTTATCTTTGGTCGGACGATGGATCAAAAAGTTATCCATGTTGTGGTAAGCTTAGATGAGGATCAGGATACAATAGGGATTATAACCGTATATTATCCTAGTGTTGAAAAATTTGAGAAAGATTTAAAAACAAGGAAGGTGCGTAAATAATGTGTATGTTATGTAAATGTGATACAGTACGGCAAAGTACCACAACTCATGTGGTAAATTACAGAGGATCTGTTATTGTGATCAAGAATGTACCCTGTGAAGAGTGTGAGCAGTGTGGAGAAATTTTTTATACAGATGAAGTAGCGGAACATTTGGAGACAATGGTCAATGACGCAAAGAAACTTCTGCAGGAAATTTCTGTGATTGATTATACCAAGGTTGCGTGATAGGATATTGCGATGTTCAAAGTCCACCTGGCAGAAAGGGGGGGATCTTCTTCCTGCCGGGTGGAGTTCTTTTTTGTACAGGCAGAGAATATAGATTTAGAAAAACGGACAAGGATCTTGGATGGGAAAGAAAAGAGC
This window of the Massilistercora timonensis genome carries:
- a CDS encoding AroM family protein is translated as MKIGAVTIGQSPRVDVTPDMLPILGDQVELIQAGALDGLSKAEIELMAPKEDDYVLVSRLNDGTFAKFGKSFILERMQTCISELEEQGASLIMLFCAGTFPDTFTSKVPLIYPAKILNGLAKALSRNANIIVITPDEEQVQQAYDQWGPIMKKVTPIPANPYKGLDEVRKAAELAKDIEADLIVMDCIGYTREARKIVATVSEKPVLLCRTTMARVVREMIDGKLSDE
- a CDS encoding OPT/YSL family transporter; this encodes MKDDQAVKDVKPFDKIPCSEPMTIIFGSVLAILSGIICMQIMGKVGVSANTSILGAIFAMLVARIPTTVFGRFKNLERQNYIQTIVSGAGFSAANCAFVAVAILFVMGEYEVILPMALGCIFGTLISVYTVGALFDSPLFPANEAWAPGVATAEVLEAGDEGGDKAKRVIQGIVVGILGSGVKLPVGAVGIVFIANIVSMLALGIGLLIRGYCEPLTGFNIGATNIPQGFLVGAGLIALVQSVISIYQGSAKNKKKSLEASEEEKLTVSASSTKKTLIIALVTHLVGGVLVGVICGTFSGMPPVQMVLWLIWTAFASVASMIIIGKAAMYSGWFPGFAVTTIFMTIGVVMGFPPLAVAVLTGYISSVGPCFADMGYDLKTGWIIRGKSKNVGYELYGRKQQVLIEMLGALIGIVVVIFCADMTMKDGLIPATSIVFATTAEAGTNMALVKELIIWAIPGAIIQIIGRKYMFGVLLATGLLINNPIYGIGVIVAVIMRKIIGDEFMNCRDAGLIAGDGLYGFFSSLIKMFV
- a CDS encoding aspartate/glutamate racemase family protein, with amino-acid sequence MKRRKLLYLKAVAYDSMNQEIREYLEPFLDEKTDLEVRSIPKGTSHMEYHFYQAVNQQEILKGILQAEKDGFDACIISCFDDPSLYEGREISRNMIVTAPGEASAHLAATLGNKFSVIVGRKKWIPQMEENIHKYGLGRKLASFRSLDLGVLEFHENEDKTRRRMEEEIRKAVEEDQAEVIVLGCTMQFGFYREMQEKFQIPVIDSMVAAVKYAEYMVEMREKAGWTFSRAGLYERPPEKEMQAWELEKICDMEGLL
- the pepV gene encoding dipeptidase PepV → MEQRIDELVKSYREDMIQSLEELVSIPSVINLENAGEGAPFGMEIRSALDGLMKLAGELGFETRDYDGYAAAVDFGTEGKEVGILSHIDVVPPGNGWTKNPFVPEIVNGKMYGRGTIDDKGPLVASLYAMKAVKESGLPIRNHVRHIIGCDEETGHRCIKYYLTKEKGPDLGFSPDGMFSVIHAEKGILRFRIQTNRKLPDTKELSVIRIAGGTVVNAVPNIAEVWLGGLREQLEEVQKEFRIKAAEGSAEMEGDVLHLTFPGVSAHAMQPWLGENAILSMIRFLKELPFGDPKTREYFQNLDTLFGDGWEGRNLGVACQDQLSGRLSMNLGILNVEGENTELKVDVRCPVHIDLDTVWKTICLTCEKYGFQPEYWQKRPPLYVPKDARLVQTLLDVYEDVTGKREEAITIGGGTYCRDVENFVSFGPVFPGEPELAHEADEFIDLDQMVECARLYAQALYRLLQME
- a CDS encoding InlB B-repeat-containing protein, which produces MKMAIGSGKLIYDRKLLERAWDQAVLWLILAAFCVAAYGLVSVQATVVETGRSERGAVSRGMISAGTAESLAGIREGKPDWMTWTLPGALVLTEELDVTLEERQEAVKAEGLSDSGGAMAAAAPVETAPAEKAPAEEAPAVEMPGTDTAVVPVEIPVILHGNGGLPETSELTVAADGFDLEGLAEPTRLGKLFDGWYLDAGCTIPFTKVEEGASRVELYAGWKEFTGYRCDDAGYVAGYTDAGLVLTDGLVALPAHGSCVGLRAGAFAGIEEEIFEIYIPANITNIEEHAFTGMSNLLFIEVAAGNPAYYSVDGLLYHSDGSLAVTPAGRQMM
- a CDS encoding DUF4258 domain-containing protein; the protein is MKWYKHALERMQERDISRQDVKNCIMQGEIIEDYPDDFPHPSCLIFGRTMDQKVIHVVVSLDEDQDTIGIITVYYPSVEKFEKDLKTRKVRK
- a CDS encoding type II toxin-antitoxin system MqsA family antitoxin, with the protein product MLCKCDTVRQSTTTHVVNYRGSVIVIKNVPCEECEQCGEIFYTDEVAEHLETMVNDAKKLLQEISVIDYTKVA